A part of Caldicellulosiruptor owensensis OL genomic DNA contains:
- a CDS encoding sugar phosphate isomerase/epimerase family protein encodes MYKFIFSAFGDEIASSLDEQIEVLKKHGIEYLEFRSANGKNIADYTEDEAKEVLRKLKDSGIKVSAIGSPIGKVDVNCDFEKYLELFRHIVELAHVLETKYIRIFSFYVPEGEEEKYTDVVVERLSKFTEIAKKEDIILLHENEKEIYGSNAERCYKILSTINSPNLRATFDPANFVQCKVEVYPHAFELLKNYIEYVHIKDAKFSDGSVTVAGEGNGRLKDVIAALKRIGFCGFLSIEPHLNNNLPGGGPENFAKAYRAIKRIIDEEGEI; translated from the coding sequence ATGTATAAATTTATATTCTCGGCATTTGGAGATGAGATAGCAAGCAGTTTGGATGAACAAATAGAGGTTTTAAAAAAACACGGTATTGAATATTTAGAGTTTCGGTCCGCGAATGGTAAAAACATTGCTGACTATACTGAGGATGAAGCAAAGGAGGTTTTAAGGAAGTTAAAGGACAGTGGCATAAAGGTTTCGGCGATAGGATCGCCGATTGGCAAGGTTGATGTGAACTGTGACTTTGAAAAGTATCTTGAACTTTTCAGGCACATCGTTGAACTTGCGCACGTCCTTGAAACAAAATACATACGTATCTTTTCGTTTTATGTTCCAGAGGGTGAAGAAGAAAAGTACACAGATGTTGTTGTAGAAAGGCTTTCGAAGTTTACAGAGATTGCTAAAAAGGAAGATATAATTCTTCTTCATGAGAATGAAAAAGAGATATATGGCAGCAATGCCGAAAGATGTTATAAAATCCTCTCTACAATCAATTCACCTAATTTGAGAGCAACTTTTGACCCGGCAAACTTTGTCCAGTGCAAGGTTGAAGTCTATCCTCATGCATTTGAACTTTTAAAGAATTATATTGAGTATGTACACATAAAAGATGCAAAATTTTCAGATGGCAGTGTTACGGTGGCAGGTGAGGGTAACGGAAGGTTAAAAGATGTGATAGCAGCACTAAAAAGGATAGGTTTTTGTGGTTTTTTGTCTATAGAACCTCATCTCAACAATAACCTTCCTGGTGGAGGACCTGAAAATTTTGCAAAAGCTTACAGAGCAATTAAGAGGATAATAGACGAAGAAGGGGAGATTTAA
- a CDS encoding Gfo/Idh/MocA family protein, translated as MSKLRFGIVGCGVISKTHASAISALSNDAELVAVCDVVEEKARKLAQDFGVKRIYTDYEKMLLDPEIDVVSICTPSGMHADMAVLAADAKKHVIVEKPMDITLSKADKIIEAQNRNNVIISIISQHRYSDCMQLLKKLMNEGKFGNIVLATSYTKWYRSQEYYDSCSWRGTWNLDGGGALMNQSIHYIDMIQWIVGRVSEVFAYCATRAHNKIEVEDAAVACVKFENGAIGEIVGTTSAYPGFETRLEIFGENGSAIAVNTQLESLFFKDGTEKVYLENYKKEDKGAVGASSAAINEEGHVKQYRDVINAIKTGTKPLIPAEEGRHPVEIILAIYLSSLTGKPVKLPLESDKEVLERIEQIKGKGFCS; from the coding sequence ATGTCAAAACTTAGATTTGGCATTGTCGGTTGTGGAGTTATATCAAAGACACATGCATCAGCCATCTCTGCTCTTTCAAATGATGCTGAGCTTGTTGCAGTGTGCGATGTGGTAGAAGAAAAAGCCAGAAAACTTGCGCAGGATTTTGGAGTAAAGAGGATATATACTGATTATGAAAAGATGCTTCTTGATCCTGAGATTGATGTTGTCTCTATCTGCACACCTTCGGGTATGCATGCTGACATGGCAGTTTTAGCAGCAGACGCGAAAAAACATGTCATTGTTGAAAAACCAATGGATATTACATTGTCTAAAGCAGACAAGATAATAGAGGCTCAAAATAGAAATAATGTTATAATTTCGATAATTTCACAACACAGATACAGCGATTGTATGCAGCTTTTAAAGAAACTTATGAATGAAGGTAAGTTTGGTAACATAGTTTTAGCGACAAGTTATACAAAGTGGTACAGATCCCAGGAGTATTATGATAGTTGTAGCTGGCGAGGTACATGGAACTTGGACGGCGGCGGTGCGCTCATGAACCAATCTATACACTATATAGACATGATTCAGTGGATTGTTGGCAGAGTTTCAGAGGTTTTTGCATACTGTGCAACAAGAGCACATAATAAAATAGAGGTGGAAGATGCTGCTGTGGCTTGTGTCAAGTTTGAAAATGGTGCAATTGGCGAAATAGTTGGAACAACAAGTGCATATCCAGGATTTGAGACAAGGCTTGAGATCTTTGGAGAAAATGGTTCTGCAATAGCTGTAAATACTCAGCTTGAAAGTCTTTTTTTCAAAGATGGTACTGAGAAGGTGTATTTGGAGAATTACAAAAAGGAGGACAAAGGAGCTGTTGGTGCGTCATCTGCTGCTATCAATGAAGAAGGACATGTAAAACAGTATAGAGATGTAATAAATGCTATAAAGACAGGAACGAAACCGCTTATCCCGGCTGAAGAGGGGAGACATCCTGTTGAAATCATACTTGCCATTTATCTTTCAAGCTTGACAGGAAAACCTGTAAAACTTCCGCTTGAAAGTGATAAAGAGGTTCTGGAAAGAATTGAGCAAATAAAAGGTAAAGGATTTTGTAGTTAA
- a CDS encoding type 2 periplasmic-binding domain-containing protein produces the protein MNWFKSSKKVLSLIVVIAFTLSLVIPAFVSSSSTAYAKSTPTLTYFVRLDPKVATSYNSYSSIAAYQLLQKKLGVKIVFKHPPVGGETDQFNLMIASRQLTDIIEWNWVDNYPGGPVKAMLDKVIIRLNDYLPKYAPNFNKYLQQHPDIKKLIITDDGDIYGFPALRGNNPKIACVYYGPQIRNDWLKKLGLKEPETVDDWYKVLKAFVTKDPNGNGKKDERGFSILRNASNPRYAFDYSSFLVGAWGIKTDFFQVNGKVKYGPLEPQYKQFIATLQKWWKEGLIDPDILTMNQKVIKANVQNDVIGAWLGLLSGDMGFFLNLKKDIIATKFPVLKKGEEPLLGQAEFLFSRTSAAITTACKNVPLAMKVLDWGYSKEGYEAFNYGVLGKSYIKKDGKVYYTDEILKNPQGLSAAEALAKYARASISGPFAQADEYYLQIQMMYPQQKEAVMEKWSYVKNDRLLPPLSFTDEESKRLANIMNTVNTYYDEMFLRLMTGKATNVDAFVKTLKQMKIDEAIKIYQQAYDRWKKRK, from the coding sequence ATGAACTGGTTCAAATCTTCTAAAAAGGTTTTAAGTCTGATTGTGGTGATTGCATTTACCTTATCACTTGTAATTCCAGCGTTTGTTTCGTCATCCTCAACAGCTTATGCAAAGTCAACACCAACACTTACCTATTTTGTTCGTCTTGACCCCAAGGTTGCAACATCTTACAACAGCTACTCTTCAATTGCTGCTTACCAGCTTTTGCAAAAAAAACTTGGGGTAAAGATTGTGTTCAAGCACCCACCGGTTGGTGGTGAAACAGACCAGTTTAACTTAATGATTGCATCAAGACAGCTGACAGACATCATTGAGTGGAACTGGGTTGACAACTATCCAGGTGGACCTGTAAAAGCAATGCTCGATAAGGTAATTATTAGACTTAATGATTATCTACCAAAATATGCTCCAAACTTCAACAAATACTTGCAGCAACATCCCGATATCAAAAAATTGATAATAACAGATGATGGTGATATTTACGGATTCCCTGCTCTTCGTGGAAATAATCCAAAGATCGCATGTGTATACTATGGGCCTCAGATAAGAAACGACTGGCTCAAAAAGCTCGGATTAAAAGAGCCAGAGACAGTTGATGACTGGTACAAAGTTTTGAAAGCATTTGTGACAAAAGACCCAAACGGCAATGGCAAAAAGGATGAAAGAGGATTTTCAATCCTTCGAAATGCTTCCAACCCAAGATATGCATTTGATTATTCTTCTTTCCTGGTTGGTGCTTGGGGAATAAAGACAGATTTCTTCCAGGTAAATGGAAAGGTCAAATATGGTCCGTTAGAACCACAATACAAACAGTTTATTGCAACACTTCAGAAGTGGTGGAAAGAGGGTCTTATTGACCCGGATATCTTGACAATGAACCAGAAAGTTATTAAAGCAAATGTTCAAAACGATGTAATCGGTGCATGGCTAGGACTTCTTTCTGGTGATATGGGCTTTTTCCTGAATCTCAAGAAAGATATCATAGCAACAAAATTTCCTGTGCTCAAAAAAGGTGAAGAACCACTTTTGGGACAGGCAGAGTTTTTGTTCTCACGAACAAGTGCAGCAATCACAACAGCATGTAAAAATGTGCCACTTGCTATGAAGGTTCTTGACTGGGGATATAGCAAAGAAGGATATGAAGCATTCAACTATGGTGTGCTTGGAAAATCTTATATTAAGAAAGATGGCAAGGTATACTACACAGATGAAATCTTAAAAAATCCGCAGGGACTTTCTGCAGCAGAAGCTTTGGCAAAATATGCTCGTGCATCTATAAGTGGTCCATTTGCTCAGGCAGATGAATATTATCTGCAGATTCAAATGATGTATCCACAACAAAAAGAAGCTGTTATGGAAAAATGGTCTTATGTTAAAAATGATAGACTTTTACCACCACTTTCGTTCACAGACGAGGAGTCAAAGAGGCTTGCAAATATCATGAACACTGTCAACACATACTATGATGAAATGTTCTTAAGACTTATGACAGGAAAGGCAACAAATGTTGATGCATTTGTAAAGACGCTCAAACAGATGAAGATTGATGAGGCTATTAAGATTTACCAGCAAGCTTATGATAGATGGAAAAAGAGAAAATAA
- a CDS encoding helix-turn-helix domain-containing protein, with amino-acid sequence MFKKILWRFVFSYLIIFLIPLFIGLGAYFNVKDIMMNNLYRYNKTTLIQLEDKVENEVLKSVESLADWVNLNPYYFIFLPEAKEALDSSDRLLNIRNLCRELYSQTYKNSYILDAFIYIPSEKLIIGPSYTTTPYNYYTYINKPLDMSYEKWLEFLSGEYKMKYISSFRIKADYKNLSTIVFANTLSRWVIDGKNANVFVIIDQSKIVSTMKEIISYPKGAMWILDRDNNHILKVFAESQNIVLPKLDFSIYDSFNIKELTLKGQKWIVYYVISPLYGWKYISMVPVDSFFEDVRRVRNMSLLLLGLMSIVGSILIFFFSLQNYRPLSEIKSLLQSKSENKETKSSKNEFDVIRDLVLHTLSKEEEMKKQIMRFTPVIKNNLLYQLLVGGILPESVGEPELKTLGIEKQSGKFIVCLVEIDDCSGFIKDESDSEYALVTLVVTNVLAELLDTNNFKHWDVLFSRTKLSVIVEIKDSFEESMAKLSSLFENMIEFLEKNFKIYVSVGISGEVLGITNLKFAYEQAEKVLGLKFVKPNMKIFKFSELSQDITSEKEFLPKDIENRIINSVKEGKVEGIYEVFENIRSHITAANSPHMAKMILIYLYGLYYQLLNSIPNTVGEKQKPEPEKVLRLIINEKNPKKVLQALQEDYKNLADSVIINKQKMGNDLISNILEYIHQQYSSSEISLSTIADKFNITPQYLSAIFKEKTGQNISDYIQNLRMNRAKELLLTTDYPVSQIAKMIGYTEVSGFTKAFKKFEGVSPNKFRELNKLQ; translated from the coding sequence ATGTTTAAAAAGATCTTGTGGCGATTTGTCTTTTCGTATCTAATAATTTTTCTTATTCCGCTCTTTATTGGATTAGGAGCATATTTCAATGTGAAAGATATTATGATGAATAATTTATATAGATACAACAAGACAACATTGATACAACTTGAGGATAAGGTTGAAAATGAAGTGTTAAAATCTGTAGAGTCTCTTGCAGACTGGGTAAACTTGAATCCGTACTATTTCATTTTTTTGCCTGAAGCGAAGGAAGCACTTGACAGCAGTGATAGGCTCCTTAATATCAGAAACCTTTGCAGAGAGCTATATTCGCAGACATATAAAAACTCATATATATTAGACGCATTTATTTACATTCCCTCTGAAAAGTTGATAATAGGGCCTTCATATACAACAACACCATATAACTACTATACCTACATAAACAAACCGCTTGATATGAGTTATGAGAAGTGGCTGGAATTTTTAAGCGGTGAATACAAAATGAAATATATATCATCGTTCAGGATAAAAGCTGATTATAAAAATCTTTCAACAATTGTATTTGCAAATACTTTGTCAAGGTGGGTCATTGACGGAAAGAATGCAAATGTTTTTGTAATAATTGATCAGAGCAAAATTGTAAGTACAATGAAAGAGATTATTAGCTATCCAAAAGGTGCAATGTGGATACTGGACAGAGATAATAATCATATATTAAAGGTATTTGCAGAAAGTCAAAATATAGTTCTGCCCAAACTTGATTTTTCTATATACGATAGCTTTAACATAAAAGAATTAACTTTAAAAGGACAAAAGTGGATAGTATATTATGTAATCTCACCCCTTTATGGTTGGAAATATATATCGATGGTTCCTGTTGATAGTTTTTTTGAAGATGTTAGAAGAGTAAGAAATATGAGTTTGCTTCTACTTGGGCTTATGAGTATTGTGGGAAGCATCCTTATATTTTTCTTCAGTTTGCAAAATTATAGACCTCTCAGTGAAATAAAGAGTCTTTTGCAATCAAAAAGTGAAAATAAAGAAACAAAGAGTTCTAAAAATGAATTTGATGTGATAAGAGACCTTGTGCTCCATACGCTTTCAAAGGAAGAAGAGATGAAAAAGCAGATTATGAGATTTACACCTGTAATAAAGAACAATCTTTTATACCAGCTTTTAGTGGGCGGAATTTTACCCGAAAGTGTAGGAGAGCCGGAATTAAAAACCCTGGGTATAGAAAAACAAAGTGGCAAGTTTATAGTGTGTTTGGTTGAGATTGATGACTGTTCAGGGTTTATAAAGGATGAGAGTGATAGTGAGTATGCTCTTGTGACCCTTGTTGTCACAAATGTTTTGGCTGAGCTTTTGGATACAAATAACTTTAAACATTGGGATGTTCTATTTTCAAGGACAAAGCTCAGTGTAATCGTGGAGATTAAAGATAGCTTTGAAGAGAGCATGGCAAAACTTTCTAGCCTGTTTGAAAACATGATTGAGTTTTTGGAGAAGAACTTTAAAATATATGTATCTGTGGGTATAAGTGGGGAGGTTTTGGGTATAACAAATTTAAAATTTGCATACGAGCAGGCAGAAAAGGTTCTTGGTTTGAAATTTGTAAAACCTAACATGAAGATTTTCAAGTTTTCTGAGCTTTCTCAAGATATAACTTCAGAGAAAGAATTTTTGCCCAAGGACATTGAAAACAGGATTATAAATTCTGTGAAAGAAGGAAAAGTAGAAGGAATTTATGAAGTGTTTGAAAATATCCGCAGCCATATCACAGCTGCGAATTCTCCTCACATGGCAAAGATGATACTTATATATCTCTACGGACTGTATTATCAGCTTTTGAATAGTATTCCAAACACAGTTGGAGAAAAACAAAAACCTGAGCCAGAAAAAGTATTGCGGTTAATCATTAATGAAAAAAATCCCAAAAAAGTTCTTCAGGCATTGCAAGAAGATTACAAAAACTTGGCTGACAGTGTGATAATAAATAAACAAAAAATGGGCAATGATTTAATTTCAAATATTTTGGAGTATATCCACCAGCAATATTCAAGCTCAGAGATATCACTTTCAACAATTGCAGATAAGTTCAATATAACTCCGCAGTATCTTTCAGCAATATTCAAAGAAAAGACCGGACAGAACATAAGCGACTATATCCAGAACCTGAGAATGAACAGAGCAAAAGAACTTCTTCTGACAACCGACTATCCGGTGTCTCAGATTGCGAAGATGATTGGATATACAGAAGTAAGTGGGTTTACCAAGGCTTTTAAAAAGTTTGAAGGTGTATCTCCCAACAAATTCAGAGAGCTTAACAAATTACAATAA
- a CDS encoding carbohydrate ABC transporter permease, whose product MKIRKSPGEIIFDTFNYIFLGLLCFTMLYPMLYVIFASFSNPIKLMAYRGPLWRPLEFSTEAYKLLLSYPMIWIGYKNTLIYVIVGTAINILLTTMGGYVLSRKNLKLKNPVMFFIAFTMYFSGGMIPTYLLVQSLGMIDTIWAMMIPGAISTTNLIIMRTGFHAVPDSLEESARIDGAGDWTILFRIMIPLAMPMIAVMILFYAVGHWNAFFSAIIYLRSRELYPLQLVLREILIMSSTENMTTGISDASDRFAVTELIKYAAIVVSTVPILCIYPFLQKYFVKGVMIGAIKE is encoded by the coding sequence ATGAAGATAAGAAAAAGTCCAGGTGAAATAATATTTGATACTTTTAACTATATATTTTTAGGTCTTCTTTGCTTTACAATGCTTTATCCCATGCTGTATGTCATCTTTGCATCTTTCAGTAACCCGATAAAGCTCATGGCATACAGAGGACCGCTGTGGCGACCGCTTGAATTTTCAACAGAAGCATATAAATTGCTTCTTAGTTACCCTATGATATGGATTGGATATAAAAACACACTTATATACGTTATTGTTGGAACAGCAATAAATATTCTTCTTACTACAATGGGCGGGTATGTCCTGTCTCGAAAAAATTTAAAGCTCAAAAATCCAGTGATGTTCTTTATAGCATTTACCATGTACTTTAGCGGCGGAATGATTCCAACATACTTGCTTGTTCAATCACTTGGAATGATAGACACAATCTGGGCGATGATGATTCCAGGTGCAATCTCAACAACAAACCTGATTATAATGAGAACAGGATTTCACGCAGTTCCAGACAGTTTGGAAGAGTCAGCAAGGATAGATGGAGCTGGGGACTGGACAATACTTTTTAGAATCATGATACCACTTGCAATGCCGATGATTGCTGTTATGATTCTATTTTATGCGGTAGGTCACTGGAATGCATTTTTCAGTGCTATTATATACCTTAGATCCAGAGAACTTTATCCTCTTCAGCTTGTATTAAGAGAAATACTTATTATGAGTAGTACCGAGAACATGACAACAGGTATTTCAGATGCATCAGACAGGTTTGCAGTGACAGAGCTTATCAAATACGCAGCAATTGTAGTATCAACAGTACCAATTCTGTGTATATACCCATTTTTGCAAAAGTACTTTGTAAAAGGTGTCATGATTGGGGCTATCAAAGAGTAA
- a CDS encoding ABC transporter permease — protein sequence MEKTAAKAYQPNRWQELKKDLIRNKSLYIMLIPVVAYYFIFHYIPMYGLQIAFKDFTPAKGIWGSPWVGLEKFKEFFVYDSFYVWRIIRNTILINVYDLIFGFPAPIIFALLLNEIKNSIYKRTLQTVSYMPHFISTVVIVGMIMDFFARDGLINQILKSLGILSEPISFMTEPGWFRPLYVGSGIWQNLGWGSIVYLAAISNIDPQLYEAALIDGAGRFRQALYVTIPGILPTIVIMFLLRVGHMMNVGFEKVFLMYNPLTYETADVISTYVYRKGLLEMDYSYGAAVGLFNSVINFLLVIFSNKIAKKLTETSLW from the coding sequence ATGGAAAAGACTGCAGCAAAGGCCTACCAGCCAAATAGATGGCAGGAACTCAAAAAAGACCTTATACGAAATAAAAGTCTTTATATAATGCTCATCCCTGTAGTTGCATACTATTTTATCTTTCATTACATTCCTATGTACGGTCTTCAGATTGCTTTTAAAGACTTCACTCCAGCTAAAGGCATCTGGGGAAGCCCATGGGTTGGCTTGGAAAAGTTCAAAGAGTTTTTCGTTTATGACAGCTTTTATGTATGGAGAATAATCCGAAATACTATACTTATTAACGTTTATGACCTTATATTTGGTTTTCCTGCACCGATAATATTTGCACTGCTTTTAAATGAAATCAAAAACAGCATATACAAAAGGACTCTTCAGACAGTAAGCTACATGCCACACTTTATATCAACAGTTGTCATTGTTGGTATGATTATGGACTTCTTCGCAAGAGATGGGCTTATAAATCAGATTTTAAAGTCTCTCGGTATTTTATCAGAACCAATCTCTTTCATGACAGAACCTGGCTGGTTCAGACCATTGTATGTCGGATCTGGAATATGGCAAAACCTTGGGTGGGGTTCGATTGTGTACTTGGCGGCAATCTCAAACATTGACCCTCAGCTTTACGAAGCGGCTTTGATAGATGGTGCTGGAAGGTTCAGACAGGCACTTTATGTCACAATACCAGGAATACTGCCAACAATTGTCATCATGTTTCTTTTGAGAGTTGGACACATGATGAACGTCGGGTTTGAAAAGGTATTTTTAATGTATAATCCTCTTACTTATGAAACTGCTGACGTTATTTCAACATACGTATACAGGAAAGGTCTTTTAGAAATGGACTACAGTTATGGTGCAGCAGTTGGACTTTTTAACTCTGTTATCAACTTCTTGCTGGTCATATTCTCTAATAAGATTGCTAAAAAACTTACAGAGACATCGCTGTGGTAA
- a CDS encoding sugar phosphate isomerase/epimerase family protein, whose protein sequence is MKKDNIAAQLYTLREFLKTEEDISLSLKKVSEIGFKAVQVSGIGKIEPKRLKEICDEFDLKVCATHIPFERLRTELDNVVQEHKILECYHIAIPSAPSEYRSEEGALMFALACNEIGKKLKEEGITLSYHNHSFEFKKYGGKTWFEILIENSNPEYLMIEIDTYWVQFAGANPEKLIRCLEGRIPLVHLKDMGMIEDFKQTMFEVGYGNLDWDGIIASCTQAGVEWYIIEQDICQRSPFESLKMSFDFLLKNYVN, encoded by the coding sequence ATGAAAAAAGATAATATAGCAGCCCAGCTGTATACTTTGCGGGAATTTTTAAAGACTGAAGAGGATATTTCTTTAAGTCTCAAAAAGGTCAGTGAAATTGGGTTTAAAGCTGTTCAAGTCTCAGGGATTGGAAAGATTGAACCAAAAAGGCTAAAAGAAATCTGTGATGAGTTTGACCTTAAAGTCTGTGCAACCCATATACCTTTTGAAAGACTCAGAACCGAGCTTGATAATGTTGTACAAGAACATAAAATTCTGGAGTGTTATCATATCGCAATACCCTCTGCACCTTCTGAGTACAGGTCTGAAGAGGGTGCCTTGATGTTTGCTTTAGCGTGCAATGAAATTGGAAAAAAGCTCAAAGAGGAAGGAATTACTCTTTCGTATCACAACCACAGTTTTGAATTCAAAAAATATGGTGGGAAGACATGGTTTGAGATACTGATTGAAAATTCAAACCCGGAATATCTTATGATTGAAATTGATACGTACTGGGTTCAGTTTGCGGGGGCAAACCCTGAAAAGTTAATAAGATGCCTTGAAGGTAGAATTCCTCTCGTACACTTAAAAGACATGGGAATGATAGAAGATTTTAAGCAAACAATGTTTGAAGTTGGATATGGCAACCTTGACTGGGACGGGATAATTGCTTCTTGTACTCAGGCAGGAGTAGAATGGTATATAATAGAACAGGATATCTGCCAGCGTTCACCTTTTGAAAGTCTTAAGATGAGTTTTGATTTTTTATTAAAAAATTATGTGAATTGA